A window from Salvia miltiorrhiza cultivar Shanhuang (shh) chromosome 2, IMPLAD_Smil_shh, whole genome shotgun sequence encodes these proteins:
- the LOC131011843 gene encoding amino acid permease 3-like, giving the protein MTKMSENSGARHLEVTVNVPSQVGSKCYDDDGRLKRTGSVWTASAHIITAVIGSGVLSLAWATAQLGWVAGPTVMLLFAFVTYYTSVLLSTCYRTGDPDNGKRNYTYMDAVRSNLGGFQVKVCGAVQYMNLFGVAIGYTIAASISMMAIERSNCFHSKGDASPCRVSSNPYMIAFGVVEIVFSQIPDFDQIWWLSIVAAIMSFTYSTIGLGLGIGKVAESGKVMGSFTGISIGTVVGAQTIDETQKIWRSFQALGAIAFAYSYSLILIEIEDTIKSPPSEYKTMKKATLLSVAVTTVFYMLCGCFGYAAFGDLSPGNLLTGFGFFNPYWLLDIANAAIVIHLIGAYQVYCQPLFAFVEKTAAEWFPDSKLIAKEITLPIPGFRYKITVFRLIWRSIFVVITTIISMLMPFFNDVVGILGAFGFWPLTVYFPVEMYIVQKKIPKWSSRWICLQTLSAACLIISIAAAVGSFAGVVSDLKTYKPFKTSY; this is encoded by the exons ATGACA AAGATGAGTGAGAATAGCGGAGCGAGGCACCTCGAGGTTACAGTGAATGTGCCGTCGCAGGTGGGGTCCAAGTGCTACGACGACGACGGCCGCCTCAAACGAACTG GAAGTGTTTGGACGGCGAGTGCCCATATCATAACGGCCGTTATTGGGTCGGGCGTTCTGTCGTTGGCTTGGGCGACAGCGCAGCTGGGTTGGGTTGCTGGTCCGACCGTCATGTTGTTGTTCGCTTTCGTCACATATTACACTTCTGTCCTTCTCTCTACATGCTACCGTACCGGCGACCCCGATAACGGCAAGCGCAACTACACCTACATGGACGCCGTTAGGTCCAATCTCG GTGGTTTCCAGGTGAAAGTGTGTGGTGCGGTTCAGTACATGAATCTCTTTGGGGTTGCAATCGGTTACACCATTGCTGCATCTATAAGCATGAT GGCGATTGAGAGGTCGAATTGCTTCCACAGCAAAGGCGACGCCAGCCCATGTAGAGTTTCGAGCAATCCTTACATGATTGCATTTGGTGTTGTGGAGATCGTCTTCTCCCAGATCCCCGATTTCGACCAGATTTGGTGGCTCTCCATTGTTGCTGCCATCATGTCCTTCACTTACTCCACCATCGGTTTAGGCCTCGGCATCGGAAAAGTTGCAG AATCTGGGAAAGTCATGGGAAGTTTCACCGGAATAAGCATCGGCACAGTCGTCGGAGCTCAAACGATCGACGAAACACAGAAGATTTGGAGAAGCTTCCAAGCTCTCGGCGCTATAGCTTTCGCCTATTCCTACTCCTTAATCCTCATCGAGATTGAG GACACGATAAAATCGCCGCCATCGGAGTACAAGACGATGAAGAAGGCGACGCTGCTGAGCGTGGCCGTGACCACCGTGTTCTACATGCTCTGCGGGTGCTTCGGGTACGCCGCCTTCGGCGACCTGTCCCCGGGCAACCTCCTGACCGGATTCGGATTCTTCAACCCATACTGGCTCCTGGACATCGCGAACGCCGCCATCGTGATCCACCTCATCGGCGCCTACCAGGTCTACTGCCAGCCCCTCTTCGCCTTCGTGGAGAAGACGGCGGCGGAGTGGTTCCCCGACAGCAAACTCATTGCGAAAGAGATCACTCTCCCCATCCCCGGCTTCCGCTACAAGATCACCGTTTTCAGGCTTATTTGGAGAAGCATATTCGTGGTGATCACCACCATCATCTCAATGCTCATGCCCTTCTTCAACGACGTCGTCGGAATCCTCGGCGCCTTCGGCTTCTGGCCGCTCACCGTCTATTTTCCGGTGGAGATGTACATTGTGCAGAAGAAGATCCCCAAGTGGAGCTCGCGGTGGATATGCCTGCAGACGCTCAGCGCCGCCTGTCTCATCATATCCATCGCCGCAGCCGTCGGATCCTTCGCCGGAGTTGTGTCTGATCTCAAGACTTACAAGCCTTTCAAGACTTCCTACTGA